In Silene latifolia isolate original U9 population chromosome X, ASM4854445v1, whole genome shotgun sequence, the following proteins share a genomic window:
- the LOC141620853 gene encoding uncharacterized protein LOC141620853, whose translation MAAHQLDLDNLHDVLPLRRLIISNNNYDLQSPIDDLNDTLLELIFIRIVQWRHLVTCKCVSKRWNFIISNPDFARYLAKKHSPFTLILRKGRAAYHCLITEHPYFQTHNLRLNDITPINIVANHNDILVDFRPATRRAQLVYNITNPLTKQFIVVPLPSEILFYYTSEQNCKIGFAGFVDGVSTIDNVPNSKNDVMGFRIIPAIMSDQNKLIWHIYSSETGKWNKYSVNDLGFKFKTDEICYPLDDQALTLNNKIHWRGRSNKILVIDPFVVEDNNVLYCVLNLPSAIQEDSVLCSCRNRLRIAQLKSNKIGLRIKIWEFDDVYDDMINSGCNTMANVRLVINFLLKPNLIDRHFNPFHGEGLFSINLRCTQNKMICCHPNDPDTVYFVFKDKLVECDVVKSRLRVISDCTTTNWSRLFMLVHPLPALQ comes from the coding sequence ATGGCTGCCCACCAATTAGATCTTGATAATCTCCACGACGTACTTCCTCTTCGTCGTCTCATAATTTCAAACAATAATTACGACCTTCAATCTCCCATCGACGATCTTAATGATACCTTACTAGAGTTGATATTCATAAGGATTGTCCAATGGAGACATCTCGTTACTTGCAAATGCGTTTCGAAACGTTGGAATTTTATTATTTCAAATCCCGATTTTGCTCGTTATCTTGCTAAAAAACATTCACCTTTCACGTTGATCCTTAGAAAAGGACGGGCGGCTTACCATTGCCTTATTACCGAGCACCCTTACTTCCAAACACATAATCTTCGCCTCAACGATATCACTCCTATAAATATCGTTGCTAATCACAATGATATCTTGGTTGATTTCCGTCCTGCTACAAGGAGGGCACAATTAGTCTATAACATTACCAATCCACTTACTAAACAGTTCATTGTCGTTCCATTGCCATCTGAAATACTGTTTTACTATACCTCTGAGCAAAATTGTAAAATTGGATTTGCGGGATTTGTTGACGGAGTTAGTACCATTGACAATGTTCCTAACTCGAAAAATGACGTCATGGGATTTCGGATTATTCCTGCAATTATGTCGGACCAAAACAAATTAATTTGGCACATATATTCGTCAGAGACGGGCAAATGGAACAAATATTCTGTCAATGATTTGGGATTCAAGTTCAAGACAGACGAGATATGCTACCCACTTGATGATCAAGCCCTGACATTGAACAACAAAATTCACTGGCGCGGTCGGTCTAATAAAATTCTAGTAATCGACCCCTTTGTCGTTGAAGACAATAATGTATTGTATTGTGTTCTAAACCTACCTAGTGCAATTCAAGAAGACAGCGTACTTTGTTCATGTAGAAATCGACTAAGAATAGCCCAGTTAAAATCAAACAAGATCGGTCTGAGGATCAAAATATGGGAATTTGACGACGTCTACGATGATATGATCAATTCGGGATGTAATACCATGGCCAACGTAAGGCTGGTTATTAACTTTTTATTGAAGCCAAATCTGATTGATAGGCATTTCAATCCTTTCCATGGTGAAGGTTTGTTCTCGATTAATTTACGGTGCACACAAAATAAGATGATTTGTTGCCATCCCAATGATCCTGACACTGTTTACTTTGTATTCAAAGATAAATTAGTTGAATGTGATGTTGTTAAGAGCAGATTAAGAGTGATTAGTGATTGTACCACTACTAATTGGTCACGGTTATTTATGCTTGTGCATCCATTGCCAGCACTACAATAG